In Achromobacter spanius, the following proteins share a genomic window:
- a CDS encoding Bug family tripartite tricarboxylate transporter substrate binding protein → MKKTLAAMAACTALASPSAYAADTYPARPVQVVVPFSPGGAVDVLTRQLAQRLQARGYTMVIENKPGAGGNIAASLVARANPDGYTLLMGTTNTHGINSALYPTMPYDPVKDFAPVGMVAENVVVLLANQSFPARNLSDAVTVLKQNPGKYTYASPGVGTVHQLAMEQLKHAAGLDVVHAAYKGAGPAMSDLVAGHVPLMIGGIAPALPFLSDGRVRVLGVANPERYPALPDTPLFSEVAPGVSVQSWIGLFAPAGTPAPVIERLSADLRAVLQNPEFTAALQPLGMAPRPMTPQAFGDMVRNDMPKWNAAVKASGATQ, encoded by the coding sequence ATGAAAAAGACACTAGCCGCGATGGCGGCTTGTACCGCCTTGGCGTCGCCAAGCGCGTACGCCGCGGATACCTATCCGGCCAGGCCCGTGCAGGTCGTGGTGCCGTTCTCGCCGGGCGGCGCGGTGGACGTGCTGACACGGCAGCTGGCGCAGCGTCTGCAGGCCCGGGGCTACACGATGGTCATCGAGAACAAGCCCGGCGCCGGGGGCAATATTGCCGCCAGCCTGGTGGCGCGCGCCAATCCAGACGGCTATACCTTGCTCATGGGAACCACCAACACCCATGGCATCAACAGCGCCTTGTACCCCACCATGCCGTACGACCCGGTCAAGGATTTTGCCCCGGTCGGCATGGTGGCTGAAAACGTGGTGGTGCTGCTTGCGAACCAGAGCTTTCCGGCCCGGAACCTGTCTGACGCAGTGACTGTGCTGAAGCAGAATCCCGGCAAATACACCTACGCCTCGCCTGGCGTAGGCACCGTGCATCAGCTTGCCATGGAGCAGCTGAAGCACGCCGCCGGTCTGGACGTAGTGCACGCGGCGTACAAGGGCGCCGGGCCAGCGATGAGCGACCTGGTGGCCGGACACGTGCCGCTGATGATAGGCGGCATTGCGCCAGCGCTGCCGTTCCTGTCCGATGGCCGGGTCCGGGTGCTTGGCGTCGCCAATCCCGAGCGCTATCCGGCCCTCCCCGATACGCCGCTGTTCTCGGAGGTGGCCCCAGGGGTGAGCGTGCAGTCGTGGATCGGCCTGTTCGCTCCGGCCGGAACACCAGCGCCGGTGATCGAACGCCTGAGCGCCGATTTGCGGGCCGTGCTGCAGAATCCCGAATTTACCGCCGCGCTGCAACCGCTGGGCATGGCTCCGCGTCCGATGACGCCGCAGGCGTTTGGCGACATGGTGCGCAACGACATGCCCAAGTGGAACGCAGCGGTAAAAGCATCGGGAGCCACGCAATGA
- a CDS encoding tripartite tricarboxylate transporter substrate binding protein has protein sequence MTMLKGLLAAVLSLAAVGAASGSDAYPNKPVRVYVGFAPGGATDLLARLYAKKLGERFNQTFIVENRPGAGGNIAIQALTQAPADGYTIAMAANYVAANAAMKRNPYDWERDLMPIGMVASTPNILVVPPGSSIQSVDDLIRKARAPGNKLTFASAGMGSSIHLAGELFKVMAEVDMTHVPYKGVSPAEVDLMSGLVDMMFGSVSTAIPLVQAKKLKALAVTGRDRMKAMPDLPTIEEAGLKGYDVEAVYFMAAPAKVPAPVLKTLADAVADINKQPDVQEFMDRIYARPLTGSPEEARAFLKTEVKKWQGVVDATGMKVD, from the coding sequence ATGACAATGTTGAAGGGATTGTTGGCCGCGGTACTGAGTCTGGCTGCCGTGGGTGCAGCCAGCGGGTCCGACGCGTATCCGAACAAGCCGGTGCGGGTGTACGTGGGCTTCGCGCCGGGCGGCGCGACCGACCTGCTCGCCCGCCTGTACGCCAAGAAGTTGGGCGAGCGTTTCAACCAGACATTCATTGTCGAAAACCGCCCTGGAGCCGGCGGCAATATCGCGATCCAGGCGCTGACGCAAGCGCCCGCCGATGGCTACACCATCGCGATGGCGGCCAACTATGTGGCGGCCAACGCCGCCATGAAGCGCAACCCCTACGACTGGGAGCGCGACCTGATGCCCATCGGCATGGTGGCGTCCACGCCCAACATCCTGGTGGTGCCGCCCGGCTCCAGCATCCAGAGCGTCGACGACCTGATCCGCAAGGCCCGCGCGCCGGGCAACAAGCTGACCTTCGCTTCGGCTGGCATGGGGTCGTCCATCCATCTGGCGGGCGAGCTGTTCAAGGTCATGGCCGAGGTCGACATGACGCACGTGCCCTACAAGGGGGTTTCGCCGGCGGAAGTGGACCTGATGTCGGGCTTGGTCGACATGATGTTCGGCAGCGTCTCCACCGCGATCCCGCTGGTGCAGGCCAAGAAGCTGAAGGCACTGGCCGTGACCGGACGCGATCGCATGAAGGCGATGCCGGATCTGCCCACCATCGAGGAGGCCGGCCTCAAGGGCTACGACGTCGAAGCGGTGTACTTCATGGCGGCGCCCGCCAAGGTGCCGGCGCCGGTTCTGAAGACGCTGGCCGACGCCGTTGCCGACATCAACAAGCAGCCCGACGTGCAGGAGTTCATGGACCGGATCTACGCCCGGCCCTTGACCGGCAGCCCTGAAGAGGCCCGCGCTTTTCTGAAGACCGAAGTGAAGAAGTGGCAGGGCGTGGTCGACGCCACCGGCATGAAGGTGGATTGA
- a CDS encoding acetyl-CoA acetyltransferase, whose product MTKHLSKSVAIVGAAESDLGKVPGMTSLDLQAQASARALRDAGLTLQDVDGVFAHVDDKFAGLHLAEYLGIRPRYVDSTSVGGMSSVMHIRHAMAAIEAGMCEVALVAYGSTQLSDGTRKVGGTPEDMRMPRGQFITPYGQLSPIGYYAMVAQLHMQRYGTTHKDLAEVAVAARKWAQLNPKAYRREDTSIEEVMASKMIADPLRQRDCCLVTDAGGAVIVTSAARARTLKRPPVYVMGIAESFSHHYTPFNTVDWLDTNVKQTADAALAMAGVTRADIDVVQIYDHFTIGVIQSLEELGFCKRGEGGAFVADGRLAPGGDFPINTSGGGLSYNHPGQFGMLLLLEAVHQLRKECGERQLPKAEIALVHAPGLVFSCNTTLILGV is encoded by the coding sequence ATGACCAAGCATCTTTCGAAATCGGTCGCCATTGTCGGCGCCGCCGAATCCGACCTGGGGAAAGTCCCCGGCATGACTTCGCTGGACCTGCAGGCGCAGGCGTCCGCCCGCGCCCTGCGCGATGCCGGGCTGACGCTGCAGGACGTCGACGGCGTGTTCGCGCACGTGGACGACAAGTTCGCCGGCCTGCATCTGGCGGAATACCTGGGCATACGGCCGCGCTACGTGGATTCGACCAGCGTGGGCGGCATGTCCAGCGTCATGCACATCCGCCACGCCATGGCGGCCATCGAGGCCGGCATGTGCGAGGTGGCGCTGGTGGCCTACGGCAGCACCCAGCTGTCGGACGGCACGCGCAAGGTGGGCGGCACGCCCGAAGACATGCGCATGCCGCGCGGCCAATTCATCACGCCCTACGGGCAATTGAGCCCCATCGGCTATTACGCGATGGTGGCGCAGCTGCACATGCAGCGCTATGGCACCACCCACAAGGACCTGGCCGAAGTGGCGGTGGCGGCGCGCAAGTGGGCGCAGCTCAACCCCAAAGCCTACCGGCGCGAGGACACCTCGATCGAGGAAGTCATGGCTTCCAAAATGATTGCCGACCCCTTGCGCCAGCGCGATTGCTGCCTGGTGACCGACGCCGGCGGCGCCGTCATCGTCACGTCCGCCGCCCGCGCCCGCACGCTCAAGCGGCCGCCGGTCTACGTGATGGGTATTGCCGAATCCTTCTCGCACCACTACACGCCCTTCAATACGGTGGACTGGTTGGACACCAATGTGAAGCAGACGGCGGATGCCGCGCTGGCCATGGCCGGCGTCACGCGCGCGGACATCGACGTGGTGCAGATCTACGACCACTTCACCATCGGCGTGATCCAGTCGCTGGAGGAGCTGGGGTTCTGCAAGCGCGGGGAGGGCGGCGCCTTCGTGGCGGATGGGCGCCTGGCTCCCGGAGGCGACTTCCCCATCAATACCTCCGGCGGCGGTCTGTCCTACAACCATCCCGGCCAGTTCGGCATGCTGCTGCTGCTAGAGGCCGTGCATCAACTGCGCAAGGAATGCGGCGAGCGCCAACTGCCCAAGGCTGAAATAGCCCTGGTGCATGCGCCCGGCCTGGTTTTTTCCTGCAACACCACCCTGATACTCGGAGTCTGA
- a CDS encoding beta-ketoacyl-ACP reductase yields MDLQLTGKVAVITGSGRGIGYASALALAQEGARIVITDINPESVEQAVGSLKQAGHEAIGAVLDVCDPEQVQTMAELAAHAFGGIDILVNNAGFTRDKYLLKMPVEDWDSVVDTILKGAYYCTKAALPSMMERKWGRVINIASRAHWGNPGQTNYSAAKAGLIGFTRALALEQGKFNITANAIAPGLIETPLVRGLSTYETLRANALARQPVPRLGAVEDIANAVAFLASERSSFITGELLHVTGGRYAS; encoded by the coding sequence ATGGACCTGCAACTCACCGGTAAAGTCGCTGTCATCACGGGATCGGGCCGCGGCATCGGCTACGCCTCGGCGCTGGCCCTGGCGCAGGAAGGCGCCCGGATTGTGATTACCGACATCAACCCGGAATCGGTGGAGCAGGCAGTTGGCAGCCTGAAGCAGGCCGGCCATGAGGCCATCGGCGCCGTGCTCGACGTCTGCGATCCCGAACAGGTCCAGACCATGGCCGAGCTGGCCGCGCACGCCTTCGGCGGCATCGACATCCTGGTCAACAACGCCGGCTTCACGCGCGACAAATACCTGCTCAAGATGCCGGTGGAAGACTGGGATTCGGTGGTGGATACCATCCTGAAGGGCGCCTACTACTGCACCAAGGCCGCCCTGCCCTCGATGATGGAAAGGAAATGGGGCCGCGTCATCAACATCGCCTCGCGCGCGCACTGGGGCAACCCCGGCCAGACCAACTACTCGGCCGCCAAGGCTGGCCTGATCGGCTTCACCCGCGCGCTGGCGTTGGAACAGGGCAAGTTCAACATCACCGCCAACGCCATCGCCCCTGGCTTGATCGAAACGCCGCTGGTGCGCGGCCTGTCCACCTATGAAACCCTGCGCGCCAACGCGCTGGCGCGCCAGCCGGTGCCGCGCCTGGGTGCGGTCGAAGACATCGCCAACGCCGTGGCCTTCCTGGCTTCTGAGCGGTCCTCCTTCATCACGGGCGAACTGCTGCACGTGACCGGCGGCCGCTACGCTTCGTAA
- a CDS encoding sulfatase family protein encodes MKPDRPVNFLLFITDQHRADHLGAYGNGVVATPHLDRMAAGGWRADNMHVATPICMPNRASLMTGRYPSAHGARHNGIALSLRSRTFVDMLGAAGWRTSVVGKLHLQNMTDIPPSWPVRAEDRLPLEAVAPDASGRYDQENRRSWLERDDYDLSYPYYGFQQADLVDDHSDQPHGHYRYWLRRHHPEVEALIGFEAAIETPDYELTRIRQAWRTRVPEELYPTAYIADRTIEKLREYSLGDSPFFLQCSFPDPHHPFTPPGRYWDMYKPEDMELPASFLDGHSIPPHVAWLRDQRDSGKAVRHTPAIFACNERETREALALNYGSIANIDHHIGRVLAALEQSGLADNTVVIFTSDHGDYLGDHQLMLKGPIHYRGLTRVPFIWRDGASATGGSASDALVSTIDIAPSILARAGVQPYNGMQGHDLAAVISGQAVGVRDALMIEEEGQRVILGFDRRIRCRTLLAENHRLTIYDGTNWGELYDLRNDPHELQNLWDAAQSAQVRARLLETLSRAMLSHIDTSPYPTALA; translated from the coding sequence ATGAAGCCCGACCGTCCCGTGAACTTTCTGCTGTTCATAACCGACCAGCATCGCGCTGACCACCTCGGCGCCTATGGCAACGGCGTCGTCGCGACGCCCCATCTGGACCGCATGGCCGCCGGCGGATGGCGCGCGGACAATATGCATGTGGCCACCCCCATATGCATGCCGAACCGCGCCAGCCTGATGACAGGCCGCTATCCATCCGCCCACGGCGCGCGCCACAATGGCATTGCGCTGTCGCTGCGCAGCAGGACCTTTGTGGACATGCTGGGCGCGGCGGGCTGGCGCACCAGCGTGGTGGGCAAGCTCCATCTGCAGAACATGACGGACATCCCGCCTTCCTGGCCCGTCCGCGCCGAGGATCGTCTTCCGCTGGAAGCAGTAGCGCCGGATGCCAGCGGGCGCTACGACCAGGAAAACCGGCGCTCCTGGCTGGAACGCGACGATTATGATCTGAGCTATCCCTACTACGGATTCCAGCAGGCGGACCTGGTGGACGACCATAGCGATCAGCCCCACGGGCATTACCGCTATTGGCTGCGCCGCCATCATCCGGAGGTGGAGGCGCTGATCGGCTTTGAAGCCGCCATCGAGACGCCGGATTATGAGCTGACCCGCATTCGCCAGGCCTGGCGGACCCGCGTTCCCGAGGAACTGTATCCCACGGCGTACATCGCGGACCGCACGATCGAAAAACTGCGTGAATACAGCCTCGGCGACAGCCCCTTCTTTCTGCAGTGCTCCTTTCCCGACCCGCATCACCCCTTTACGCCGCCGGGCCGCTACTGGGACATGTACAAGCCGGAGGACATGGAGCTGCCCGCGTCCTTTCTCGACGGGCATTCCATACCACCGCATGTGGCGTGGCTGCGCGACCAGCGCGACAGCGGCAAGGCCGTCAGGCACACCCCGGCGATCTTCGCCTGCAACGAGCGCGAAACGCGCGAAGCGCTGGCATTGAACTATGGATCCATCGCCAATATCGACCATCATATCGGCCGCGTGCTGGCCGCGCTGGAACAAAGCGGGCTGGCGGACAATACCGTGGTTATCTTCACCAGCGACCACGGCGACTATCTGGGCGACCATCAACTGATGCTGAAGGGCCCCATCCACTACCGGGGCCTGACCCGGGTGCCGTTCATCTGGCGGGACGGCGCCAGCGCCACCGGGGGTTCCGCCAGCGATGCGCTGGTTAGCACGATCGACATCGCGCCCAGCATCCTGGCGCGCGCGGGCGTCCAGCCCTACAACGGCATGCAGGGGCACGATCTTGCTGCGGTCATTTCGGGCCAGGCTGTCGGCGTGCGCGATGCGCTGATGATCGAGGAGGAAGGCCAGCGCGTCATCCTGGGTTTCGACCGCCGGATTCGCTGCCGCACGCTCCTGGCGGAAAACCATCGCCTGACGATATACGACGGCACAAATTGGGGAGAGCTATACGACCTGCGCAACGATCCGCACGAGTTGCAAAACCTCTGGGACGCGGCACAGAGCGCGCAGGTTCGCGCGCGCCTGCTGGAGACACTGTCTCGGGCCATGCTGTCCCACATCGACACCAGCCCCTACCCCACGGCCTTGGCGTAG
- a CDS encoding Bug family tripartite tricarboxylate transporter substrate binding protein has product MNTRRRVALAVLAGLMTSLALPQMARAADGYPNKPLRLIAPSSPGGILDITSRVIGKKLSERLGQPVVVENMAGAAGILGMQGLLRAEPDGYTMVMGSSGPNAVNYTLYSKLPYAMSDFAPVIRIITMPNALVVNANSPVKTLAEFRDYARKKQGSLSMAVSMIGTSGHLGGELLKSRLDFTAVTVPYKGAAPATNDLLAGQVDFTVENVITVAPLVKAGRLRALAVTTRERSQILPEVPTLAEQGYPDVDVGAWLGVLVAARTPPAVVARLNTELNAVLADEEVRKQLAQQGGIPLGGTPAEFDRFIRSEKDRWEKIIKAAGIKAE; this is encoded by the coding sequence ATGAACACACGCAGGCGAGTCGCGCTGGCAGTGCTGGCCGGCCTGATGACCTCATTGGCCCTGCCGCAGATGGCGCGCGCGGCGGATGGCTATCCGAACAAACCTCTGCGCCTGATCGCGCCCAGTTCGCCGGGCGGGATCCTGGACATCACCAGCCGGGTGATTGGGAAGAAATTGTCCGAACGGCTGGGGCAGCCGGTGGTGGTGGAAAACATGGCGGGCGCGGCCGGCATCCTGGGCATGCAAGGCCTGCTGCGCGCCGAGCCCGACGGCTACACGATGGTCATGGGCAGCAGCGGCCCCAACGCGGTCAACTACACCCTGTACAGCAAGCTGCCCTACGCGATGTCCGACTTCGCCCCGGTGATCCGCATCATCACCATGCCGAACGCGTTGGTCGTCAACGCCAACTCGCCGGTCAAGACGCTGGCGGAGTTTCGCGACTATGCCCGCAAGAAGCAGGGCAGCCTCTCCATGGCGGTCTCCATGATCGGCACGTCCGGCCACCTGGGCGGCGAGTTGCTGAAGAGCCGGCTGGATTTCACGGCGGTCACCGTGCCCTACAAAGGCGCCGCCCCGGCGACCAATGACCTGTTGGCGGGGCAGGTGGATTTCACCGTAGAGAACGTGATCACCGTGGCGCCGCTGGTCAAGGCCGGCAGGCTGCGCGCGCTTGCGGTCACCACCCGCGAGCGCAGCCAAATCCTGCCCGAAGTGCCGACCCTGGCCGAGCAGGGCTATCCCGATGTCGACGTGGGCGCCTGGTTGGGCGTGCTGGTCGCGGCGCGCACGCCGCCGGCCGTGGTCGCGCGCCTGAACACGGAGCTCAACGCGGTCCTGGCCGATGAAGAGGTCAGGAAGCAGTTGGCGCAGCAGGGCGGCATTCCGTTGGGCGGCACCCCGGCAGAGTTCGACCGCTTCATCCGGTCGGAAAAAGACCGTTGGGAAAAAATCATCAAGGCCGCCGGCATCAAGGCGGAATGA
- a CDS encoding acyl-CoA dehydrogenase family protein yields MNQQRRLFSADHELFRDTVARFIADEITPHHYQWEQDGLVPRDLWRRAGAAGILLPSTPEEYGGGGGDFLHTIIVVEEIARALATGVTGFTTHSDIVAPYLLNFGTERQKQRDLPGMARGDIVASIAMTEPGAGSDVKAIRTAAVKAQGGYVINGQKTFITNGFHADRVLVVAKTDPGAGARGISLFWADTAATGFTRGRLLDKVGQKAQDTAELFFQDMFVPDEDMLGEPGQGFGYLMKELVRERLMIAVRCAMALESALQWTVDYTKQRRAFDKALIDNQYIRFKLADIKTLAAATRAFVDGCVQQYLDGELDAGGAAMAKLWASEATSAIDDLLQFHGGYGYMREYPIARAYTDVRPNRIYGGASEVMRELIARTL; encoded by the coding sequence ATGAACCAGCAGCGCAGACTTTTCTCCGCGGACCATGAACTGTTCCGCGACACCGTGGCGCGTTTCATCGCGGACGAGATCACGCCCCACCACTACCAATGGGAACAGGACGGTCTGGTGCCGCGAGATCTGTGGCGCCGGGCCGGCGCGGCCGGCATCCTGCTGCCCAGCACCCCCGAGGAATACGGCGGGGGCGGCGGAGATTTCCTGCACACCATCATCGTGGTGGAGGAGATCGCCCGCGCGCTGGCCACTGGCGTCACCGGCTTCACCACCCATTCAGACATCGTGGCGCCCTATCTGCTGAACTTCGGCACCGAGCGCCAGAAGCAACGCGACCTGCCCGGCATGGCACGAGGCGACATCGTCGCATCCATCGCGATGACCGAGCCGGGAGCGGGCAGCGACGTCAAGGCCATACGCACCGCGGCGGTCAAGGCGCAGGGCGGCTACGTCATCAACGGTCAGAAGACGTTCATTACCAATGGCTTTCACGCCGACCGCGTGCTGGTGGTGGCCAAGACGGACCCCGGCGCCGGCGCGCGTGGCATCAGCCTGTTCTGGGCCGATACCGCGGCCACTGGATTCACGCGGGGACGGCTGCTGGACAAGGTCGGTCAGAAGGCGCAGGACACGGCCGAGCTGTTCTTCCAGGACATGTTCGTGCCGGACGAGGACATGCTGGGCGAGCCGGGCCAGGGCTTCGGCTATCTGATGAAGGAACTGGTGCGCGAACGCCTGATGATCGCGGTGCGCTGCGCCATGGCGCTGGAGAGCGCGCTGCAATGGACCGTCGACTACACCAAGCAACGGCGCGCCTTCGACAAGGCCCTGATCGACAACCAGTACATCCGGTTCAAGCTGGCCGATATCAAGACCCTGGCCGCCGCAACCCGCGCCTTCGTCGACGGCTGTGTGCAGCAATACCTGGACGGCGAACTCGACGCCGGGGGGGCGGCCATGGCCAAACTGTGGGCGTCCGAAGCCACCAGCGCGATCGATGATCTGCTGCAGTTCCACGGAGGCTACGGCTACATGCGCGAATACCCCATTGCCCGCGCCTACACCGACGTTCGACCCAACCGGATCTATGGGGGCGCCTCGGAAGTCATGCGCGAACTGATCGCCCGCACGCTTTGA
- a CDS encoding Zn-ribbon domain-containing OB-fold protein: MDQAQRPLPQPTRITQPYWDAAKDHRLVVQQCCCCKTRQFYPREFCTACLSDSIEWIESAGRGTVYTYTINRRPSNAALSEKVPYVVAMIDLDEGVRMMANIVDCSAEAIRIGARVRVCFEPVSPEITLPQFRLEA, encoded by the coding sequence ATGGACCAAGCCCAACGCCCGCTGCCGCAACCGACCCGGATCACCCAGCCTTACTGGGATGCGGCGAAGGACCATCGCCTGGTCGTCCAGCAATGCTGCTGCTGCAAAACGCGTCAGTTCTACCCGCGCGAATTCTGCACCGCCTGCCTGTCGGACAGCATCGAGTGGATCGAGTCCGCTGGCCGGGGAACCGTCTACACCTACACCATCAACCGGCGCCCGAGCAACGCCGCCCTGAGCGAAAAAGTGCCATATGTCGTCGCCATGATCGACCTGGACGAAGGCGTGCGCATGATGGCCAACATTGTGGATTGTTCAGCCGAAGCGATCAGAATTGGCGCCCGGGTGCGAGTGTGCTTTGAGCCGGTCTCCCCCGAGATCACATTGCCGCAGTTCAGATTGGAGGCCTAG
- a CDS encoding MaoC family dehydratase, with protein sequence MAIDYQNLRNWKFEDRVDRYGARDCMIYALGLGYGSDPANESELRYVHEEETAVVPTFLATIGAPNGWAADPATGIDWLKILHGEHRMTFHAPLAPAGAVRSQTRVTRVVDKGASKGALVVTVRDISDAESGVPLATVEHVSFCRADGGFGPGDASPEALPATPEREPDQVVLLPTLPQQALLYRLNGDLNPVHALPHMARAAGFDRPILHGLCTYGMAARALLQACGCSAPQRLGAIAARFSAPFFPGETLRVEIWRDGDSLQFRAVADERDTVVLSNGVASLAYCANER encoded by the coding sequence ATGGCAATCGATTATCAAAACCTGCGCAACTGGAAGTTCGAGGACCGCGTCGATCGCTACGGCGCGCGCGACTGCATGATCTATGCGTTGGGGCTGGGCTACGGCAGCGATCCTGCGAATGAAAGCGAACTGCGCTACGTGCATGAAGAGGAAACGGCCGTGGTGCCGACTTTCCTGGCCACCATCGGGGCGCCCAACGGCTGGGCGGCGGATCCCGCCACCGGCATTGACTGGTTGAAGATCCTGCACGGCGAGCACCGCATGACTTTCCATGCCCCGCTTGCCCCCGCCGGCGCGGTACGCAGCCAGACTCGCGTCACGCGGGTGGTGGACAAGGGCGCCAGCAAGGGCGCGCTGGTCGTGACCGTGCGCGACATTTCGGACGCCGAGAGCGGCGTGCCGCTGGCGACCGTTGAACATGTGTCGTTCTGCCGCGCCGATGGCGGCTTTGGCCCGGGCGACGCATCGCCCGAAGCATTGCCGGCCACGCCAGAGCGCGAACCCGATCAGGTCGTGCTGCTGCCCACGCTGCCGCAACAAGCGTTGCTGTACCGCCTGAACGGCGACCTCAACCCGGTGCATGCGTTGCCGCACATGGCGCGTGCCGCCGGTTTTGACCGGCCCATCCTGCATGGCCTGTGCACCTATGGCATGGCGGCGCGCGCCCTGCTGCAAGCGTGCGGATGCTCAGCGCCCCAACGGCTCGGCGCGATCGCCGCGCGCTTTTCCGCGCCGTTTTTTCCGGGCGAGACGCTGCGCGTGGAGATCTGGCGCGACGGCGACAGCTTGCAATTTCGCGCCGTGGCCGACGAGCGCGACACGGTGGTGCTGAGCAACGGCGTCGCCAGCCTGGCGTATTGCGCGAACGAGAGGTGA
- a CDS encoding AMP-binding protein, whose amino-acid sequence MSALEAHAREMPDRIAYRMIPSGTTVTWRELELRSRKCATALLDAGLRAGDVIAVFLENHPRFFELLWAAHRVGLYYTTISRHLKREEARYIIDNCDARVLFYSSHTQAETDADSLDARGVLRVRMDGVDAGAISYEAWIGRYADDVALPETPEGTDFLYSSGTTGLPKGIKRPLSVANRYFRVGDAPSSAWKAFDRDTVYLSTAPFYHAAPVRWNMAALRAGGSCVMMEKFDAAAALEAVATYGVTHSQWVPTMFIRLLRLPREVREHHDLSTLRYAVHAAAPCPADVKEAMIAWWGPILYEYYSGTELVGRTSLGSEEWLTHRGSVGRPEFGQAHIMSEDGLNELPVGQPGVIYFSGGGSFEYHKDPDKTRGAYNARGWATYGDIGYLDQDGYLYLTDRLSNMIVSGGVNIYPQEAENLLSTHPAVADVAVVGVPNEEFGEEVKAVVQLRDPAAASPELAQQLIAYCRDRISPVKCPKSVDFSGDMPRTETGKLLKRLVKQRYWPQA is encoded by the coding sequence ATGTCTGCACTTGAAGCCCATGCCCGGGAGATGCCCGACCGCATCGCCTACCGCATGATTCCCTCCGGAACCACGGTGACCTGGCGCGAGCTGGAGCTGCGCAGCCGCAAATGCGCGACTGCTTTGCTGGACGCCGGCCTGCGGGCCGGCGACGTGATCGCGGTGTTCCTGGAAAACCACCCGCGCTTTTTTGAACTGCTGTGGGCCGCGCATCGCGTCGGGCTGTACTACACCACCATCAGCCGCCACCTGAAGCGCGAGGAAGCGCGCTACATCATCGACAACTGCGACGCGCGGGTGCTGTTCTATTCGAGCCACACGCAGGCCGAAACGGATGCGGACAGCCTGGATGCGCGCGGCGTGTTGCGCGTCCGCATGGACGGCGTGGACGCCGGCGCGATCTCTTACGAGGCGTGGATCGGCCGCTACGCCGACGATGTGGCGCTGCCAGAAACCCCGGAAGGCACGGATTTCCTGTATTCGTCGGGCACCACCGGCCTGCCCAAGGGCATCAAGCGTCCGCTATCGGTGGCCAACCGCTATTTCCGGGTGGGGGACGCGCCCAGCAGCGCGTGGAAGGCATTCGACCGCGACACGGTCTATCTGTCGACTGCGCCGTTTTATCACGCAGCCCCGGTGCGCTGGAACATGGCGGCACTGCGCGCGGGCGGCAGCTGCGTGATGATGGAAAAATTTGACGCGGCAGCGGCTCTGGAGGCCGTCGCCACTTATGGCGTCACGCATTCGCAGTGGGTGCCGACAATGTTCATCCGCCTGCTGCGCCTGCCGCGGGAAGTGCGTGAGCACCATGACTTGTCCACGCTGCGCTATGCCGTGCACGCGGCCGCGCCGTGCCCGGCCGACGTCAAGGAAGCCATGATCGCGTGGTGGGGGCCGATCTTGTACGAGTACTACAGCGGCACGGAACTGGTGGGGCGCACGTCGCTGGGCTCCGAGGAATGGCTGACGCATCGCGGGTCGGTCGGCCGGCCGGAGTTCGGCCAGGCTCACATCATGAGCGAGGACGGGCTGAACGAACTGCCCGTGGGACAGCCCGGCGTCATCTACTTTTCCGGCGGCGGTTCCTTTGAATATCACAAGGATCCGGACAAGACACGCGGCGCCTACAACGCGCGCGGCTGGGCCACCTACGGCGATATCGGCTACCTGGACCAGGATGGCTATCTGTATCTGACCGACCGCCTGTCCAACATGATCGTGTCGGGCGGCGTCAACATCTATCCGCAGGAAGCGGAGAACCTGCTCAGTACGCATCCCGCGGTGGCCGACGTGGCGGTGGTGGGCGTGCCGAACGAGGAGTTCGGCGAGGAGGTGAAGGCGGTCGTGCAATTGCGCGATCCCGCCGCTGCCAGTCCCGAACTGGCGCAGCAACTGATCGCCTATTGCCGTGACCGGATCTCGCCCGTCAAGTGCCCCAAGAGCGTGGATTTTTCCGGCGACATGCCGCGCACCGAGACCGGCAAGCTGCTCAAGCGCCTGGTCAAACAGCGCTACTGGCCGCAAGCCTAG